ATTTAAGTAGGAAAACATCATGTGGTGGGAAGAACTACTCTGGGGTCTCTGGCACGGCATACGGGCCTGGGTCGTCCTCATCGCCCATGTCTTCAACGCCTGGGATAAACACACCGTCTACGACGCGGCTCGCGCCAGTAACTGGTTCGACTTCGGTTTCCTCCTCGGCGCCGGCTCCCCCTTCCTCGGCATCTTCGGCGCCAGCAAAAGCAGCGCCGCCGCCCCGCGCCGCCGGCGAACGAAGTAGTCTGTTTCAATCAGGAAGCCTATTGACAGGCTTAGCGTGTGAGCTATGCTGACCTTATGCCGAGCTTCTATATCCGCAACGTTCCCGACGACGTTCACCGCAGGCTAAAACAAAAGGCCGCCGACTTGGGCCTCTCCCTAAACGCCTACCTCCTTCAGGAACTGGAGGCGAGAGAGCAATCTAGAGCGCTG
The DNA window shown above is from SAR202 cluster bacterium and carries:
- a CDS encoding toxin-antitoxin system HicB family antitoxin; the encoded protein is MPSFYIRNVPDDVHRRLKQKAADLGLSLNAYLLQELEAREQSRALIEKFGGSDKLSFEGFPDSTEEERR